The genome window ACCCGCCACCATGGGCTTGATCCTCCTGGGCGGGACCATTGTAAACAACAGTATTTTGCTCCTTGATTTTATCCTGGAGGCAAGGAAGCGGGGCGTGCCGAAAAAGGACGCGATCCTTCAATCGGTGCAGCTCCGGATCAGGCCCATACTGATGACGACATCATCGACAATTATCGGCTTAACGCCTCTGATATTCGAGATGGCAGTAGGCCTTGAGCGGATGAGCCCCCTCGGGATCGTGGCTGCATCCGGCCTTTTAGTAGGAACCTTTTTGACCATGATCGTGATCCCGGTCGTATATTCAAGCATGGACTCGTTGGCCATTGGTGTAAAACAGGCGTATCGGTTTGTGATGGGGGAGGATGCCGTAGCCAAATAGCATACGAAAGGAGTTAAAATGTTTAAAAGATTTTTTTTATTGGTTTTTGTATTGTTTACATCGTTCCTAATTGGGGTCATCCGCCCTTGCCCGGTTATGGCACAGGATAAAGGTACGGACATATCAAAGGTAATTGAACTCAAGGATATCCATCTGACAAAAGGCATAGCCACTGGCATCAAGATAATGCGGGATAATAATCGGCCGGTTGCATTTATGATTAAAGCAGCCAAAGGCTTTGCCGTGTGCGGGCATTTCAACCTGAAAACCATGGAAAAGAGTGGTATTTCTGTCATTCAGTTTGTAGGAGTCAAATCCATTGAGGAAGCCGTGGATGCCAAGGTGGTCGATATGACCAGTCAGGCAAAAAATTTGGGCGTTAAAAAGGGATGGGTATAAAAGAGGCACTTCAAATGATAATGTAACGTTTACCCTAACATCATGAAACAGTTTGTCTGTACATTCATTGTCCTGTTTTTTCCCCTTCAGCCCTGTTCCGCCGGGGCATTGGGATCGTTCAGCAAAGATGACATGCTTTGGAAGGATCTCAGGATAGGACAGGCTCATATGTCAATCGGCGGCACCTTCCGGATAAGGGGTGAATTTTACGATGGATATGACCTCAAAAAATATGGGATAGAAAAAAATGAAAATTTCCTGCTTTCCCGCCTGCGCCTGGATTTTAATCTCAAATTAGCACAAAAGCTCAAAACCTTTTTCCAGTTGCAGGATGCGCGTATCTTCGGAAGTTCCTTCGATGATGCTGATTTCAAGGTAAACAATCCGTATCACGATGATATGGATATCCGTCAGGCGTATGTGGATTATGAACCATGGAGGGATATTGAAATCAAGCTGGGCAGACAACAGATCGCATTTGCCGATCATCGTATCTTCGGCCCGGGAAGTTGGGGAAATACCGGTCGCTATATCTGGGATGCCGCCAGGTTGAGATTCCATAATTCTTGCATAGACAGCCACTTTCTTGTGGGAAGATACATTATCAGGGACACGGACAGGTGGCCCGACAAGCATTCATCCGGACCCACTGCATATGCGAATTATACGATGATCAAAAACCTCCCTTTCGACCTTGATATTTTTTACGTGCTCAAAAAGGATGATCACCGGGATACCCAGGGTGAAAAAGGGGAAGGGAACCTGACAGCGCATAGCGTTGGATTTAGAATCGATGGTGCCCGCGGTCCATGGGATTATGGCGCGACTTTTGTGCGTTAGTTCGGACAATGGGGGCAGGATAAAATCAGGGCTTACGGACTTGCAACAAGGCTGGGCTATACCCTTGATTTGCCCTGGCGTCCCCACCTTATGGCCTAGTTTATCAATGGATCCGGTGATGATGATCCCCACGACGGGGTAAAAGGAACATTTGACGGGGTATTCAGCGGGGCGGATACCGTCTTGTATGGATGGATGAATCTTTTTTTCTGGAGTAACGTCCGGGAATACAGGTTGGATCTGATTTTATCTCCAGCCAAAAATCTTTCTTTTCGCAGTGAGTATCATTATTTTACGCTGGATAAAAAAAAAGACGCATGGTATTTCCCAAGTGGACCCCAACGCCGGGATTCGAGCGGTGGATCAGGAAGGGAATTGGGTCATGAAGTCGATTTGTCTTTTCACTATAAGTATGATTCATGGTTCGACCTCATGAGTGGGTATTGTTTTTTTATTCCCGGGGAATTTATCCGCAATACCGGTCCGGCCCCTGACACCCAGTGGTTCTTCCTGCAGACCACAATTTCTTTTTAAGGAATAAGGAAAATACCTATGACTGTGCCAAACGGCATATAGTCTGAATGAAGCGTGCCTGAAAACAAAATAAATGCGACAAGGGGGGTAGTATATGGACTTACCAGAAAACAGACTATCCATCAATCCGGAAAAATCCGGAGGTGGTCATTGTTCTTTCGAACATACCTGTGATTCCATTGCCTGTGGGGCATGCTGCACGGAAAAAGAAGAAAATATGCCGGGCAATAAAATAAAGGACACGCGGATCGGCCCGTTAGGGCACCTGTTCAAATTTTTCGGCTGTTGGTTTGCATTTACCGGCCTTTACAGCGTTTCCTCCGTATGTCCATTCTGCGGGCAGGCGGGATGTCCGGTCGGGGCTGCTGGCGCCGGGGTTGTCGGAGCCTTCATGGCGGCGTTGGTTCAAATGCGAAATTGGAAAATGTTTGCCAGACCCATTAATGACCGCTTCAAAAGCATTGCAATGCGATACACGCGGCATTCGTAAATGGGGTATAAACAGCAATAGGAGGGAAGGTATATGGCATATCTACAAGCGATCATGGTTTGCTTGTCTGTATTTTGGATGACAACTTTTGCAAACGCACAAATCCCTTCAGCGCAGGAAATCAATCAGAAGTATGAAGAAGCAAAACAGGACGCTATGGGGATTTGCCCGCCCATCAACCTGCTGGACGAACGATTTCTTTTTCAGACCTGTCATGCAAAGGCCTTTTGACGCGAGCGGAAAATCGACGTATGAGCCGCAATACAAGATCATGGGTTTTGACGGGCAAGCGCGCCGCTACTCCGGAGTTGCGGGAATGACCGCCTCTTTTTAAGAATTTTCGTAACCTGGGTCATAACCTGCTGTGGTTTGTGGGCCTGCGGGACAGTCAGCCTGCTTTCGGTCGGTTTACCTACTTTGAAAAATTTGATTACTGGGCCGTGTTCTGGGGTTGTGTCATCCTGGTGGGGACCGGCCTCGTGATGTGGTTCCCGCATGTGGCCGGGATACTGTTGCCCGCTATAACTCCGGACGCATTTAATGCGTTTAAAGAGGCCCATGCCCACGAGGCCCTGCTCGCTGTTTTGGCTATATTTATCTGGCATTTTTATAATGTCCATTTTCGCCCGGGCCGGTTTCCCGGGTCGCTTTCCTGGACGCACGGCCGTGTCAGGCACAGGGAGATGGCCCGTGAGCATCCGCTTGAGATAAACACAGACTGATCATCGACGGTAATGGTACCATTTTTGAAATTACCCTGATTTATAGTACGGCGTTTTATCTAAAATCCCAAAAAGGCAGAGACGTATTTCAATGCTGTAAAAACAATTATTACGGCCAGCATCCATTTGATAGCCTTGGCCGGAACAAATTTTTGACAACGCGCCCCAAAGTACATACCCGCTGCCCCGCCCAAACCAAACAAAATCCCCAAAAACCAATCCGGAGCTACCGACATGTTTGGGTAAAACTTTGCGATAGCCTGGTAGAAAGTCACCCCGGCCACTGAGGTGACAAAGGTTCCCATAAGTGCGGCTCCGGCTACGGTATAAACCGGCAACCCGAAGAAGGTCACAAAAAACGGGGCTATTATGGCACCGCCGCCAATGCCGTAAATACCGCCTACTATACCTACAAAGAAGCTAAGTGTGAAAATTCCCCAGAATGAAACGTCAAACGTTTCATCATAGAAGGTGTATCCCAAACGTTTCAAATTAAAATGGGTCACCTTGACCACCGGCCGAAGACTGTTTTGGGATATACTTCGGCCAGCCGCCTTCGAACGGTGACGGCGCACCACCTTCTGAAACCGCCTTTCGCTGTTGGTTTTGTTGGAGTTGTACGAATTTTTTTTCAGCAGATCTCGCAACAGCTTAAGACCGATGTAAAGCAAAACTCCAGCTGCAAATAGCTTAAAATGTCTTGGATTTGGGAGGTATGCGACGCGCACGACAGCGCCGATAAAAACCCCCGGAAGCGTGCCTGCCACCACGATCCAGGTAAGAGGCCACACCATCCGACCTTCTTTGCAATAGCGATACACCCCGCTGGGGATAGCCACGACATTGAACAGTTGATTGGTGGCGCTGACCGATGGGTTGGTGTACCCGAGGAAGGACATCTGGAATGGCAATAGAAGGAAAGCGCCTGAGACGCCTCCCATGGAGGTGAAGAAAGAAATCACGAAAGCCACCAGGGGCGGAATCCAAGGAGCGACTTCGACTCCGGCCGTCTGAAAATTCATAATGTTCTCCTTTAAAAATGGTTTTGATAGAACAAACACGATAAATCTAAATTGCGTATAAATATATCAAGGTATTTATTTGACTGTAAATTATTCAGAGATTCTTTACAAAACCTTTTTTTGTAATCGTTCACGGTTGCCGGTTTATGCCTGACATTTTTATCAGAGTTTCCGTTCCCATGGTTGAGTTGTTGTTGAAATTGTGGTAATGGTGGCCGGGCCCTAGAGACAAGGCATGCCTTGTCTCTACGGTGTTGCCACTGTTACCATTGATTCCCACATAACCGGTGTTGCCGGCGTTACCGTTCTATTTTCAACCGTAAACCGTTAACGGTTACACTTTTTTTATGTAATCCAGGCTTTTTATGGAAAGGGAAGCTTCACGCAAAACCAGCGCCCGTAATTCGGTTGTTTCAACAGCAGGTAGCCGACACCTCAACCTCAACGAGGGTGATCGGGCTTGAGTATTATTCAATTGTTTTGCCGAGGTATTGCATATCGATTGCGCATAACTGCTAAAAAATATTCTTAAATATCAACATGTTAAACTTTAAAGGTCAAAGGAGTTGTATGAAAAACCAGCTTTTACAGCTTTGAACAAATTTACTATAAGCTAAAAATACCTTGACTTATAGAAAAAAATATAATTATTGCATAATTATTTATATGTTTAAGGACTCGCTCAAAAATAAATTCATGAAATCACTGCTCAACTCCAATCGCAGGTTCAGTTTCAAATTTTTTTGAATTGCCCGATGGGGAGCTTTTGGAAAATACTTAAGGTTTAATTCATTATGTTTATAATCGGTAATCTCTTTAATGCAGTTGCGCTTGTTCTTTACTATATTCTTAACATCTATATGTGGATTATCATTGCCCGGGCAGTGCTTTCCTGGGTTAATCCAGATCCGTATAATCCTATTGTACGGTTTATACACAACATTACAGAACCTGTTCTCTATAAAATCCGTACAAAACTGCCTGTTAATTTCAGCGGGATAGATCTTTCTCCTATTATTGTTTTTCTGGCAATTATCTTTCTTCAAAAATTTGTTGTGGGGAGTCTTCAGGGGATAGCTTTTAGTTTTTTATCTAAATAGAGGAGTGGCAATTAAAATTGAAAACCACACCGATCGATATACAGCAACAACAGTTTAAAGTAAAATTCAGAGGGTTTGACATCCATGCAGTCGATTCTTTTCTTGAAGAGATGGCTGACACCTTTGAAGTAATGCAGCATCAAATAGAAAATCTTAATGATAAAATCCACAGGCTTAAACTTGAAAATCAAGGATACAAAGAACGGGAAGACACTTTTAAACGCGCCATTCTTAATTCCCAGGAAGTGCTTGAACAGATAAAGGATAATGCTAATAAATCAGCAGAAATTATTATTGCAGACGCAGAGGTAAAAGCCGAAAAAATACTTAACAGGGCTCATAACAGGCTTTCACAGCTCCATGAAGATATTACTGAATTGAAAAGGCAGAGAATGCAAATTGAAGTTCAGATACGCTCCATAATTGAAACCCATACCAAGCTACTTGATATGGGGAAAGAAGAGACAAAAATATTGGATGACGTCGATTCCAAGGTTAAACTGCTTAAGCATACTGATCAGTTTTAGCCAATTCTGAACATCTGTAAATTTAATAGTGGCTATTTTGAAAAGGGTAGAGATTAAATCATCTCTGCCCTTTTTTTGTGGCATGTAAATTGCTTTGACTAAAATAGCAAAATTCTTGAACTTTAGTTTTCATAAATTTATAGGAGTGGTTTATGGCCCAAATAGATGCCTTTTTCAAGTTGATGCATGAGCAGGGTGCTTCTGATTTACATTTAGTCTCCGGTCAGCAGCCGGCTCTTAGAATCCTTGGTGATATAGAAAGAATAAAATATAAGACTCTGGACAGTGATAACCTTAGGAGCATGTTATATGAGATTGCTCCGGAAGAAAAGATAAAGGTATTTGAAGAGACTGGAGATATAGACTTTGGATATGAAATACCAGGCGTTGCCAGATATCGCGCTAATTTTTTTATGCAAAAATATGGAGTCGCAGCGGTTTTCAGGGAAATTCCCAGTACAATCCTGACAACTACGCAGCTAGGGCTTCCTGCTGTAATTTCAAAGCTGTCATCTTTGCCAAGGGGACTTGTTGTAGTAACTGGCCCCACCGGCAGCGGAAAATCGACTACCCTTGCAGCGATTATTGATGAAGCCAATAGTAATCGCAAAGATCATATCATCACAATTGAAGATCCTATTGAATTTGTTCATAAAAGTAAAAATTGTATTGTAAATCACCGTGAAGTTGAACTCCACACCAAATCCTTCAGCGCAGCGCTACGGGGCGCGCTGCGTGAGGATCCGGATATTATACTGGTCGGCGAAATGAGGGATCTGGAAACCATATCCCTGGCAATTGAAGCAGCGTCTACAGGGCATCTTGTTTTCGGTACACTCCATACAACCAGCGCCGCCAAAACCGTAGACCGTATTATTGAGGTTTTCCCTTCCAGTGAACAGGCCCAGATACGTTCAACCCTCTCTGACGGCTTACGAGCTGTTATCGCGCAGGTTCTTTTTAAAAGGATCGATAAAAAGGCCAGATGCGCTGCTCTTGAAATACTTATAGCTACTCCGGCTGCCAGAAACCTTATCCGGGAGTCAAAAACCCACCAACTTGCGTCAACAATCCAGACAGGAAAAAAATACGGGATGCAGCTCCTGGATGATGCAATTATGGAACTTTATAATAAAAGATGGATCGCTGCTGATGAAGCATATTCCAAAGCTAATGATAAGGCGCGCTTCCGGCCGCTGCTCAAGCATCCGCCTAATGATTTTACAGAAGCATAATATAGGATCGCAAAT of Desulfosarcina sp. BuS5 contains these proteins:
- a CDS encoding DUF1805 domain-containing protein → MAQDKGTDISKVIELKDIHLTKGIATGIKIMRDNNRPVAFMIKAAKGFAVCGHFNLKTMEKSGISVIQFVGVKSIEEAVDAKVVDMTSQAKNLGVKKGWV
- a CDS encoding sulfite exporter TauE/SafE family protein yields the protein MNFQTAGVEVAPWIPPLVAFVISFFTSMGGVSGAFLLLPFQMSFLGYTNPSVSATNQLFNVVAIPSGVYRYCKEGRMVWPLTWIVVAGTLPGVFIGAVVRVAYLPNPRHFKLFAAGVLLYIGLKLLRDLLKKNSYNSNKTNSERRFQKVVRRHRSKAAGRSISQNSLRPVVKVTHFNLKRLGYTFYDETFDVSFWGIFTLSFFVGIVGGIYGIGGGAIIAPFFVTFFGLPVYTVAGAALMGTFVTSVAGVTFYQAIAKFYPNMSVAPDWFLGILFGLGGAAGMYFGARCQKFVPAKAIKWMLAVIIVFTALKYVSAFLGF
- a CDS encoding YggT family protein gives rise to the protein MFIIGNLFNAVALVLYYILNIYMWIIIARAVLSWVNPDPYNPIVRFIHNITEPVLYKIRTKLPVNFSGIDLSPIIVFLAIIFLQKFVVGSLQGIAFSFLSK
- a CDS encoding DivIVA domain-containing protein produces the protein MKTTPIDIQQQQFKVKFRGFDIHAVDSFLEEMADTFEVMQHQIENLNDKIHRLKLENQGYKEREDTFKRAILNSQEVLEQIKDNANKSAEIIIADAEVKAEKILNRAHNRLSQLHEDITELKRQRMQIEVQIRSIIETHTKLLDMGKEETKILDDVDSKVKLLKHTDQF
- a CDS encoding type IV pilus twitching motility protein PilT — translated: MAQIDAFFKLMHEQGASDLHLVSGQQPALRILGDIERIKYKTLDSDNLRSMLYEIAPEEKIKVFEETGDIDFGYEIPGVARYRANFFMQKYGVAAVFREIPSTILTTTQLGLPAVISKLSSLPRGLVVVTGPTGSGKSTTLAAIIDEANSNRKDHIITIEDPIEFVHKSKNCIVNHREVELHTKSFSAALRGALREDPDIILVGEMRDLETISLAIEAASTGHLVFGTLHTTSAAKTVDRIIEVFPSSEQAQIRSTLSDGLRAVIAQVLFKRIDKKARCAALEILIATPAARNLIRESKTHQLASTIQTGKKYGMQLLDDAIMELYNKRWIAADEAYSKANDKARFRPLLKHPPNDFTEA